The Candidatus Margulisiibacteriota bacterium genome has a segment encoding these proteins:
- a CDS encoding ATP-binding cassette domain-containing protein, translating to GKIKFDKVSFKYQNSDEYTLKDVSLLANPGEITAVCGASGAGKSTIIDLILRFIEPTEGDVFIDYYNLKQVSLMTLRANISIVSQDVIIFSGTVRENLQYGRKEVDEAKMIQAAREADIHEFITGLANGYDTLIGEGGVGLSGGQRQRLSIARALYRDVKILVMDEATSALDSVTEARIFENLKAGTKKRTLILITHRPSTLKIADNIYVVSENVISESGSFDELLSLKGEFYKFYQAQLQESDQELAETIELIKFKKKIAKEKQGKEKLKKALKLSALEKKVLQMYYDENKTYDKISKELRMPPYDVSLIRKSARDKLERIKELEIEE from the coding sequence AAGGCAAGATCAAATTCGACAAAGTCAGTTTTAAATACCAGAATTCGGATGAATACACGCTTAAGGACGTCTCACTGCTGGCCAATCCCGGAGAGATCACGGCGGTTTGCGGGGCCAGCGGCGCGGGTAAAAGCACTATTATTGACCTGATCCTGAGATTTATCGAACCGACGGAAGGCGATGTTTTTATCGATTACTACAACCTCAAGCAGGTCTCGCTGATGACCCTGCGCGCCAACATCTCCATCGTTTCCCAGGATGTGATCATCTTTTCCGGCACCGTGCGCGAAAATTTGCAGTACGGCCGGAAGGAAGTCGACGAAGCAAAGATGATCCAGGCCGCCAGGGAGGCGGACATCCATGAATTTATCACGGGCTTGGCCAACGGCTACGACACCCTCATCGGCGAAGGCGGGGTCGGCCTGTCGGGCGGCCAAAGACAGCGCCTTTCCATTGCTCGCGCCCTCTACCGCGACGTTAAAATATTGGTCATGGACGAAGCCACCTCCGCGCTCGACAGCGTCACGGAAGCCAGAATATTTGAGAACCTAAAAGCCGGCACTAAAAAGAGGACCCTGATCCTGATCACTCATCGCCCTTCAACTCTGAAGATCGCCGATAATATTTATGTCGTCTCGGAGAACGTGATCTCCGAATCGGGCAGTTTTGACGAGCTCCTGTCGCTCAAAGGCGAGTTTTATAAATTTTATCAGGCCCAACTCCAAGAAAGCGACCAGGAACTGGCAGAGACCATTGAACTCATTAAATTTAAAAAGAAAATAGCCAAAGAAAAGCAGGGAAAAGAAAAGCTCAAAAAAGCCCTTAAACTATCAGCGCTCGAAAAGAAAGTCCTGCAAATGTATTATGACGAGAATAAAACCTATGATAAAATCAGTAAGGAATTGAGGATGCCGCCCTACGACGTAAGCCTGATCCGCAAATCGGCCCGGGATAAATTGGAGCGGATCAAGGAATTGGAGATCGAGGAATAA
- a CDS encoding response regulator, with protein sequence MTKEIKTLVIDDELAVLESFKMILGIKNYQVTTARNLNEAAAAVSKEHFDIAFIDLRFEGREIGLDILKNIKEIDPKIEAVIVTAYATETTKIDALQLGAMDYISKPFMMEVIYELVDRAIEKNKAKR encoded by the coding sequence TTGACTAAAGAAATAAAAACCCTGGTTATTGACGACGAACTGGCGGTCCTGGAATCATTTAAAATGATCCTGGGGATCAAGAATTATCAGGTCACTACGGCCAGGAACCTGAACGAAGCCGCGGCCGCGGTCTCAAAAGAACATTTTGATATCGCCTTTATCGATCTGCGGTTCGAAGGCAGGGAAATCGGCCTGGATATCTTAAAAAATATCAAAGAGATCGATCCTAAGATCGAAGCCGTGATCGTAACGGCCTACGCGACGGAAACCACTAAAATAGACGCCCTCCAGCTGGGGGCCATGGACTACATCAGCAAGCCCTTCATGATGGAAGTCATCTATGAGCTGGTCGACCGGGCGATCGAGAAGAATAAAGCTAAACGTTAA
- a CDS encoding S-layer homology domain-containing protein, whose protein sequence is MKVKIEIGILLISLFCFCSPGRADFKDVPATQPASSAIGQLLAAGIIAAPANKRFDGNEPVTMFQLAVIMERVLVSTGQVKEIETSPLEEFYNDVPAKHYAYKAVQDLTKLGVFTVAGRQRFDGEALLDRYTFYSYYALFLEKLAGQALTATSSSFYPDVRPDHSSFIFLQKLVEAGLLDGIGYFNGDRIVKRYEMAIFTAKLLDHYAAERAKAQAKENEASIEANAGAYLDIPEDNYAGPAVNELAGEGILIPGEDKKFYGDQLINEYLMIDLTGKIIERIMVGETGELGTANPAQAFKDVPVSHFAYRSILKLIKLGIIPPGDRTQLLYADRKISRYQLAFFMLPAIEKVLSAAIKFKPANPALGYADVPEDCFAYSTIQKLIWLGVLEGGSEKKFNGEQYVDRYELAFFTVNLVKAVFLKLKELENFAPARPVEYGFKTYLNTQLSATQIVNGKGPGLNYNDLSAHQSVKLSLDRNLGNNLCAFASLTSLYDFGSGAAASSPYLDSGYVLLNNPPYILQAGRSYFYKGYTPFGNSLFVDTTADMVLANFDPDIFNLNASVGKLGYASDLSRDSNFGLISVTPKMPGLFSWLEFTLGGSLITNLPDPLTLAPLPARLTQSYGGVKLNLFSLFELTAENANLSLNNPEVIPLIGVSPGIVDLTASQYALTYFANDNGYIISLGYQKIGNNYYLASLASPALYLGAGQGTESVLFKTRFFISPGQNIGGEVAGIRQNGASLKTVLNGTYNARVFDLAYWNLTLTRVFSSNSTVLEQTSLSSSFAVSF, encoded by the coding sequence GTGAAAGTAAAAATAGAGATAGGCATCTTACTGATCTCGCTTTTTTGTTTTTGCTCTCCCGGCCGGGCGGACTTCAAAGACGTCCCGGCAACCCAGCCGGCCTCCTCCGCGATAGGGCAACTTCTGGCCGCTGGGATCATTGCCGCCCCGGCCAATAAGCGATTCGACGGGAACGAACCGGTCACGATGTTCCAACTGGCCGTGATCATGGAGAGGGTCCTGGTGAGCACGGGCCAAGTCAAAGAGATAGAAACAAGCCCGCTCGAAGAATTTTATAATGATGTTCCCGCGAAACACTACGCTTATAAAGCGGTCCAGGACCTCACGAAATTAGGCGTGTTCACGGTCGCGGGCCGGCAGCGGTTTGACGGGGAAGCTTTACTGGACCGCTACACGTTCTATTCATACTACGCGTTGTTTTTAGAGAAGTTGGCAGGCCAGGCCTTAACGGCGACATCCTCCTCGTTTTATCCGGACGTCCGGCCCGATCATTCCTCTTTTATCTTTCTGCAAAAGCTGGTCGAAGCCGGACTGCTGGACGGCATCGGTTATTTTAACGGCGACCGGATCGTCAAGCGATATGAAATGGCGATCTTTACGGCCAAGCTGCTGGACCATTACGCGGCGGAGCGGGCTAAGGCGCAGGCCAAAGAAAATGAAGCGTCCATTGAAGCGAACGCCGGCGCGTACCTGGACATTCCCGAGGACAATTACGCCGGGCCGGCGGTCAACGAGCTGGCGGGAGAAGGGATACTGATCCCGGGCGAAGACAAGAAATTCTACGGAGACCAGTTGATCAATGAATATTTGATGATCGATCTCACCGGCAAGATCATCGAGAGGATCATGGTCGGCGAAACGGGCGAACTGGGGACGGCCAACCCGGCCCAGGCTTTTAAGGACGTGCCGGTCAGCCATTTCGCCTATCGGTCCATCCTTAAATTGATCAAGCTGGGCATTATACCGCCCGGGGACCGGACGCAACTGTTATACGCCGACCGGAAGATCAGCCGCTACCAGCTGGCGTTCTTTATGCTCCCCGCGATCGAAAAAGTGCTCTCCGCGGCGATCAAATTTAAACCGGCCAATCCGGCGCTCGGTTACGCCGACGTGCCGGAAGATTGTTTCGCTTATAGCACCATCCAAAAATTGATCTGGCTGGGGGTTTTGGAGGGAGGGAGTGAAAAGAAATTCAACGGGGAACAATACGTCGACCGGTATGAACTGGCTTTTTTCACGGTTAATCTGGTCAAGGCGGTCTTTTTGAAGTTAAAGGAACTGGAGAATTTCGCGCCCGCCCGGCCGGTCGAATACGGCTTTAAAACCTACCTGAACACGCAATTGAGTGCCACGCAGATCGTCAACGGCAAAGGGCCGGGCCTGAATTATAATGATCTCTCCGCCCATCAATCCGTCAAGCTTTCCCTGGACCGGAATTTAGGCAACAATCTCTGCGCTTTCGCCTCGCTGACCTCATTGTATGATTTTGGGAGCGGCGCGGCGGCCAGTTCGCCTTATCTTGACAGCGGTTATGTCCTGCTCAATAATCCCCCCTATATCCTGCAGGCCGGCCGATCGTATTTTTATAAAGGTTACACTCCGTTCGGGAACAGCCTGTTCGTCGACACGACAGCGGACATGGTCCTGGCGAACTTCGACCCTGATATTTTTAATTTGAACGCGTCGGTCGGCAAGCTTGGTTACGCGAGCGACCTTAGCCGCGATTCTAATTTCGGCTTGATCAGCGTTACCCCCAAAATGCCGGGGCTGTTCAGCTGGCTGGAGTTCACGCTGGGCGGCAGTCTGATCACCAACCTGCCCGACCCATTGACCCTGGCGCCTTTGCCGGCCCGATTAACGCAGAGCTACGGCGGGGTCAAATTAAATCTGTTCAGCCTTTTTGAGCTGACCGCTGAAAACGCGAATTTGAGCTTGAACAATCCTGAGGTCATTCCTCTGATCGGGGTCAGCCCCGGGATAGTGGACCTAACGGCCAGCCAGTACGCCCTGACTTACTTCGCGAATGATAACGGGTACATAATTTCCCTGGGCTACCAAAAGATCGGGAACAATTATTATTTGGCCAGCCTGGCCAGTCCAGCCCTTTATCTCGGAGCGGGGCAGGGGACCGAGAGCGTTTTGTTCAAAACCCGGTTCTTTATTTCACCCGGCCAAAATATCGGCGGCGAAGTGGCCGGGATCCGACAGAACGGGGCCAGCCTGAAGACCGTGCTCAACGGCACGTATAACGCGCGGGTTTTTGACCTCGCCTATTGGAATTTGACCTTGACCAGGGTATTCTCTAGCAACAGCACCGTCCTGGAACAGACCAGCCTGTCATCATCGTTTGCGGTCTCATTTTAA